Proteins from a single region of Bactrocera neohumeralis isolate Rockhampton unplaced genomic scaffold, APGP_CSIRO_Bneo_wtdbg2-racon-allhic-juicebox.fasta_v2 cluster10, whole genome shotgun sequence:
- the LOC126765038 gene encoding uncharacterized protein LOC126765038, protein MEKTIKRTTQKQFEVLVKLMEGNPELARGMAPFGSTKKNGMELWEAIASELHNIGPPIRSGSEWNKVCLDYKLKLKRKIADNRKEIAATGGGPYNQRSLTPLEQAVDELLSLQQAVNPSGAAFGSTTPAPAPSSSS, encoded by the exons ATGGAGAAAAc AATAAAACGAACTACTCAAAAGCAATTTGAGGTATTGGTGAAGTTGATGGAAGGAAATCCTGAGTTGGCCAGAGGAATGGCGCCGTTTGGCTCAACCAAAAAAAATGGGATGGAGTTGTGGGAAGCAATTGCTTCCGAGTTACACAATATCGGTCCTCCAATACGTAGTGGCAGCGAATGGAATAAG GTTTGCTTGGActataagttaaaattaaaaaggaaaattgcaGATAATCGTAAGGAGATTGCAGCCACAGGTGGAGGACCATACAACCAACGGAGTTTAACGCCTTTGGAGCAGGCCGTGGACGAGCTGCTCAGCTTGCAGCAGGCAGTGAATCCAAGCGGAGCCGCATTTGGTAGCACTACACCTGCACCtgcaccttcttcttcttcttaa